In Apium graveolens cultivar Ventura unplaced genomic scaffold, ASM990537v1 ctg3037, whole genome shotgun sequence, one DNA window encodes the following:
- the LOC141700886 gene encoding protein ENHANCED DISEASE RESISTANCE 2-like: APARPNYSLVLYYTAERPVKENSLLGRFVNGSDAFRDSRFKLIPSIIEGYWMVKRAVGTKACLLGKEVTRRYLRHDNFLEINVDIGSSSVARSVIDLVLGYVTSLIVDLTILIEGHEEEELPEYILGTVRLSHVTPESAITLKD; encoded by the exons GCTCCTGCTAGACCAAACTATAGTCTGGTTCTTTATTATACAGCTGAGAGGCCTGTAAAGGAGAACTCTTTGCTGGGTCGATTTGTCAATGGGAGTGATGCATTCCGTGATTCAAGATTCAAACTTATTCCAAGTATAATTGAG GGATACTGGATGGTTAAACGTGCTGTTGGAACAAAAGCTTGTTTGCTTGGAAAAGAAGTAACTCGAAGATACTTGAGACATGATAATTTTCTAGAG ATTAATGTAGATATTGGCTCATCATCCGTAGCAAGGAGTGTTATCGACCTTGTCCTTGGATATGTAACAAGTCTAATTGTTGATCTTACAATATTAATAGAG GGACACGAAGAGGAAGAATTGCCTGAATATATTCTTGGCACCGTAAGGCTTAGTCATGTAACACCTGAGTCTGCTATAACTCTTAAGGATTGA